Proteins from a single region of Methanoculleus horonobensis:
- a CDS encoding FecCD family ABC transporter permease, whose protein sequence is MEQSVVIQEGYARLKKTRALFVGGLLAALAILVGVAVTLGSADFTVAESYLAILAGLFPGTFTAPEMAGIIVWDYRLHRVLFAVSAGFGLAVAGCVMQGILRNPLASPFTLGIASAATTGASIAIVLGAGVVGGEYLVIGNAFLFALLAALAIYGMARYRGIGSETMVLAGIAIMYLFSAVTSLLQYVGSAEQLRAVVFWTFGSVDKSTWPKLAVVSLVLACTIPYLLYRAWDLNALAEGDEVAAGLGVPVERSMIVFMAIASLITAVIICFTGTIGFIGLVAPHITRMAIGGDFRTLLPASGLVGALLLLGADSIARSVLAPQVLPVGIVTAFLGVPFFIYLFMHRRDA, encoded by the coding sequence ATGGAACAGAGCGTCGTCATCCAGGAAGGGTATGCCCGGCTGAAGAAGACCCGTGCCCTCTTCGTCGGGGGACTCCTCGCCGCCCTCGCCATCCTCGTCGGCGTCGCGGTCACGCTCGGGTCGGCCGACTTCACCGTGGCCGAGTCCTACCTCGCGATCCTTGCCGGGCTCTTCCCCGGCACGTTCACCGCCCCGGAGATGGCCGGGATCATCGTCTGGGACTACCGGCTCCACCGGGTGCTCTTCGCAGTCTCGGCCGGGTTCGGGCTCGCGGTGGCGGGCTGTGTCATGCAGGGGATCCTCAGAAACCCGCTCGCGAGCCCCTTCACCCTCGGGATCGCCTCGGCGGCCACCACCGGGGCCTCGATCGCGATCGTCCTCGGCGCCGGGGTCGTCGGCGGGGAGTACCTCGTCATCGGCAACGCCTTCCTCTTCGCTTTGCTCGCGGCGCTCGCCATCTACGGGATGGCACGCTACCGGGGGATCGGGTCAGAGACGATGGTGCTCGCCGGTATCGCCATCATGTACCTCTTCTCCGCGGTGACGTCGCTCTTGCAGTACGTCGGCAGCGCCGAACAGCTCCGTGCGGTGGTCTTCTGGACGTTCGGGTCGGTCGACAAGTCCACCTGGCCCAAACTCGCCGTCGTCAGCCTCGTCCTCGCCTGCACCATACCCTACCTCCTCTACCGCGCCTGGGATCTGAACGCCCTCGCGGAAGGAGACGAGGTGGCGGCCGGTCTCGGGGTGCCCGTGGAGCGCTCGATGATCGTCTTCATGGCGATCGCCTCTCTCATCACCGCGGTGATCATCTGCTTCACCGGGACGATCGGGTTCATCGGGCTCGTCGCCCCGCACATCACCCGGATGGCGATAGGAGGGGATTTCCGCACGCTCCTCCCCGCCTCCGGCCTGGTGGGGGCGCTCCTCCTCCTTGGTGCGGACAGCATCGCCCGGAGCGTCCTTGCGCCGCAGGTTCTCCCCGTCGGGATCGTGACCGCGTTCCTCGGCGTGCCGTTCTTCATCTACCTCTTCATGCACCGGAGGGACGCCTGA
- a CDS encoding chloride channel protein, with the protein MPVTGDGSGALPDERGRTPALWQIVLIAVVAIVFTAAYLGLYGLLENAVWSEDGFMHDTPWAVPAGVLLFSLLVGLCRRYLHAPDVIHGGFTESLRGGGERPDYRTFPGALLSSLFSLLSGASVGPEGTITVLVGYVSSYVRDRLGIESPGAALGFDVAALASAFNGIVGSVLFTGVFATEFQVGGNRNAFRFLTWNLLAGTVGYLFYLLLGFPSFARSIPFEPIGGLHPGYILCAIALGIFGSLLAVFAGVAMQAAGTVMDRVFGEAVITRVLAAGAVIACAGYFVPEVLFSGEAQLHGIIADPARLGVGMLLGVAILKVLLLALSFKSGYIGGPLFPIIFSSTLIGLALNLVFPGIPVGIFVLCIEVAALTLALGAPLTSILLVAVVGTADQYTVVLLVISAVTAMVIAAAVKRRSA; encoded by the coding sequence ATGCCCGTCACTGGAGACGGTTCGGGAGCGCTGCCCGACGAACGGGGACGAACCCCGGCCCTCTGGCAGATCGTCCTCATCGCCGTAGTCGCGATCGTCTTTACGGCCGCCTACCTGGGTCTCTACGGGCTGCTCGAGAACGCCGTCTGGTCCGAGGACGGCTTCATGCATGACACCCCCTGGGCGGTTCCGGCCGGGGTGCTGCTGTTTTCGCTGCTCGTCGGCCTCTGCCGCAGGTACCTGCACGCACCCGATGTGATCCACGGCGGGTTCACCGAATCGCTCCGAGGCGGAGGCGAGAGACCCGACTACCGGACGTTTCCCGGCGCCCTCCTCTCGTCGCTTTTCTCGCTCCTCTCCGGGGCAAGCGTCGGGCCGGAAGGAACCATCACCGTTCTTGTCGGCTACGTCTCCTCGTACGTCCGCGACCGGCTCGGGATCGAGTCGCCCGGGGCCGCGCTCGGGTTCGACGTCGCCGCCCTGGCATCGGCGTTCAACGGGATCGTCGGCAGCGTGCTCTTTACCGGGGTCTTCGCCACCGAGTTCCAGGTCGGCGGGAACAGGAACGCCTTCCGGTTCCTCACCTGGAACCTGCTCGCCGGCACCGTCGGCTACCTCTTCTACCTGCTCCTCGGGTTCCCCTCCTTCGCGCGGAGCATCCCGTTCGAGCCGATCGGCGGGCTGCATCCCGGCTACATCCTCTGTGCGATCGCCCTCGGTATCTTCGGATCGCTCCTCGCGGTTTTTGCAGGAGTCGCCATGCAGGCCGCCGGGACGGTGATGGATCGGGTCTTCGGGGAGGCGGTCATCACCCGCGTCCTCGCCGCCGGGGCGGTCATCGCGTGTGCCGGCTACTTCGTCCCGGAGGTGCTCTTCTCCGGGGAGGCCCAGTTGCACGGGATCATCGCCGACCCGGCCCGGCTCGGGGTCGGGATGCTGCTTGGGGTAGCAATCTTAAAGGTCCTCCTGCTCGCGCTCTCGTTCAAGAGCGGGTACATCGGCGGCCCCCTCTTTCCGATCATCTTCTCGTCGACGCTGATCGGGCTCGCTTTGAACCTCGTCTTCCCCGGCATCCCGGTCGGCATCTTCGTCCTCTGCATCGAGGTTGCGGCCCTCACTCTCGCCCTCGGGGCGCCCCTGACCTCCATCCTCCTGGTCGCGGTCGTGGGGACGGCCGACCAGTACACGGTCGTCCTCCTTGTCATCTCCGCCGTCACCGCCATGGTCATCGCTGCCGCCGTTAAGAGGCGGTCTGCGTAA
- a CDS encoding pyridoxamine 5'-phosphate oxidase family protein, with translation MRRKDKEIADPALLAAVLREAFVCRLGLADGNLPYVVPVNFVHSGGCLYLHSASEGRKIEILRRNSRVCFETETGVELVRSERACDFGARYVSVIGTGTASFVTDSAGKSRVFDLFMEKYARSGSGSYPEAALRAVTVIRIDVETLTGKASGYTEEEVRRLLAGEAAGS, from the coding sequence ATGAGACGAAAGGATAAGGAGATAGCCGACCCTGCGCTGCTCGCCGCGGTTCTTCGCGAAGCGTTCGTCTGCAGGCTCGGGCTTGCCGACGGGAACCTGCCCTACGTGGTGCCGGTGAACTTCGTCCACTCCGGCGGATGCCTCTACCTCCATTCCGCGAGCGAGGGACGAAAGATAGAGATCCTGAGACGGAACAGCCGGGTCTGTTTCGAGACCGAGACCGGCGTGGAACTCGTGCGCTCGGAGAGGGCGTGCGACTTCGGCGCCCGGTACGTCTCCGTCATCGGCACCGGCACTGCGTCGTTCGTCACGGACTCTGCCGGGAAGAGCCGGGTCTTCGACCTCTTCATGGAGAAGTACGCCCGATCCGGGAGCGGGTCATACCCCGAGGCGGCACTCCGTGCGGTGACCGTGATCCGCATCGACGTCGAGACGCTGACCGGGAAAGCGTCCGGCTATACCGAAGAGGAGGTGCGGCGCCTTCTTGCCGGTGAAGCGGCAGGTTCGTGA
- a CDS encoding epoxide hydrolase N-terminal domain-containing protein → MPIDAFRIDTPGQVLDDLRVRLRETRLPDEVEGSGWDYGTNLGYMEELVDYWLNRFDWRARAPPEGYRPDSAAGVCGAQPEGYPALDGA, encoded by the coding sequence ATGCCGATAGACGCTTTTCGCATCGACACTCCCGGGCAGGTCCTGGACGACCTCCGGGTTCGGCTCCGCGAGACCCGTCTCCCCGACGAGGTCGAGGGTTCGGGCTGGGACTACGGCACGAACCTCGGTTACATGGAAGAACTGGTCGACTACTGGCTGAACCGGTTCGACTGGCGGGCTCGCGCTCCCCCCGAAGGATATCGACCCGATTCCGCCGCGGGAGTATGCGGAGCGCAACCTGAAGGATATCCGGCGCTGGACGGTGCTTGA
- a CDS encoding DUF3303 domain-containing protein produces the protein MQFMNIFTWEPGRTGEVMEMRAAEKAPDGMVVINEWLDLGSNTVFRLVEVEDSAALLKAGYPWGDLGYTEMHPVMEAKEALKHLGR, from the coding sequence ATGCAGTTCATGAATATCTTCACCTGGGAGCCCGGGAGAACCGGCGAGGTCATGGAGATGCGGGCCGCGGAGAAAGCTCCGGACGGGATGGTCGTGATCAACGAGTGGCTCGATCTCGGCAGCAACACGGTCTTCCGGCTGGTCGAGGTGGAAGATTCCGCAGCCCTCCTGAAAGCAGGTTATCCCTGGGGCGATCTCGGCTATACCGAGATGCACCCGGTCATGGAGGCGAAGGAGGCGCTGAAGCATCTGGGGAGGTAG
- a CDS encoding PRC-barrel domain-containing protein codes for MFPLDMGAMELKKMQERSEVILERRTRTAGEEWFMSADDILDKNVINQEGDDLGEISDMRIGFPEGKVDYLVLRYGGVLGMAAKRFAVPPEAVIYRPGDDNFVVNIDKQRLDDLPGFDEDHWPREADYSLIQSAGSITPPTREEAEAMKRTETPPPDVVTTERVETRPRRR; via the coding sequence ATGTTTCCCCTGGATATGGGGGCGATGGAGTTGAAGAAGATGCAGGAGAGATCGGAGGTAATTCTCGAACGCAGGACGCGAACGGCCGGCGAGGAGTGGTTCATGTCGGCCGACGACATCCTGGACAAGAACGTGATCAACCAGGAGGGAGATGACCTCGGGGAGATCTCGGATATGCGGATTGGGTTCCCCGAGGGCAAGGTGGATTACCTGGTGCTCAGGTACGGCGGCGTGCTCGGGATGGCGGCAAAGAGGTTTGCTGTCCCGCCGGAAGCCGTGATCTACCGCCCCGGCGACGACAACTTCGTCGTGAACATCGACAAGCAGCGGCTGGACGACCTGCCGGGCTTCGATGAAGACCACTGGCCCCGGGAAGCGGACTACAGCCTCATCCAGTCGGCCGGAAGCATAACCCCGCCGACCCGCGAGGAGGCGGAAGCCATGAAGCGGACGGAGACCCCGCCGCCCGATGTCGTGACGACCGAGCGGGTCGAGACGCGGCCCCGGCGGAGGTAA
- a CDS encoding sensor histidine kinase, translated as MEHRVGAETYLLTFVPLRDLHYVNVYGKDITQRKKVEDALRQSEERFRLLTENASDIVIVLDAGGTISYASPSVRQVGGYAPEELIGRNAIELTHPDDLSLVTNALSTVAAHPEDRVTLEVRLRHKSGEWLNFDVIGINLVKEPAVRGFVVNARNITDRKRAEEALRENEDQYRNLVENSIDAVLLTAPDGSIYAANREACRIFGMTEEELIRAGRDGVMDPSDPRLRSCLEERARKGQFRGELRFRRKDGTVFPVEISSALYTDRDGNARTTMIVRDITGRKRAEEALRRRAEDLARKSAEVEAARDEAHMYLDILTHDVRNANNVSGMYADLLTELADGDLKTYAEKLQGSIERSNDILRSVATVRRIHEEETGLVPVNLDAVIRNEIGRFPEASIDYPDPQIEVLADGLLPTVFINLIGNAVKFGGPDVRITIRVEVQDREVLVSVEDTGPGIPDEIKQRLFARFERGMGRGSGEGLGLFICRMLVERYGGWIRVEDRVPGAPDAGAAFRFTLKRAA; from the coding sequence GTGGAGCACCGCGTAGGTGCAGAGACCTACCTCCTCACATTTGTTCCGTTAAGGGATCTGCACTACGTGAACGTATACGGAAAAGATATCACCCAGCGCAAAAAGGTCGAGGACGCGTTACGGCAGAGTGAAGAACGATTCAGGCTCCTCACCGAGAACGCCTCCGATATCGTCATCGTTCTCGATGCAGGCGGAACCATCTCGTATGCAAGCCCATCGGTGCGGCAGGTCGGGGGATATGCGCCCGAAGAACTCATCGGGCGAAATGCCATCGAACTGACGCATCCCGACGATCTGTCGCTGGTGACGAATGCCCTCTCCACTGTTGCCGCCCATCCGGAGGACCGGGTCACCCTCGAAGTTCGGCTTCGGCACAAATCAGGAGAGTGGTTGAACTTCGACGTAATCGGTATCAATCTTGTAAAAGAGCCGGCTGTCCGGGGTTTCGTGGTGAATGCACGTAACATCACCGACCGCAAGCGAGCAGAAGAAGCCCTCCGCGAGAACGAGGATCAGTACCGGAACCTCGTCGAGAACAGCATCGACGCAGTCCTTCTCACCGCTCCCGACGGCTCAATCTATGCCGCAAATCGTGAAGCCTGCCGGATCTTCGGCATGACCGAAGAGGAACTCATCCGTGCAGGGAGGGACGGCGTCATGGATCCATCGGACCCGCGCCTCCGATCCTGCCTTGAGGAGAGAGCCAGGAAAGGGCAGTTCAGGGGGGAACTCCGATTCCGGCGCAAAGACGGGACCGTCTTCCCCGTTGAGATATCGTCTGCACTCTACACGGACAGAGACGGAAACGCCAGAACGACGATGATCGTCCGGGATATCACCGGCCGCAAGCGAGCGGAAGAAGCACTCCGGCGCCGCGCCGAAGACCTTGCCCGGAAGAGCGCGGAGGTGGAAGCAGCACGCGACGAGGCGCATATGTACCTCGACATCCTGACCCACGATGTGCGGAACGCGAACAACGTCTCGGGCATGTATGCCGACCTCCTGACCGAGCTCGCCGACGGCGACCTGAAGACCTATGCGGAGAAGCTGCAGGGCAGCATCGAGCGAAGCAATGATATCCTCAGGAGCGTCGCCACCGTCCGGCGGATACACGAAGAAGAGACCGGCCTTGTGCCGGTGAACCTCGACGCGGTTATCCGAAACGAGATCGGCAGGTTCCCCGAGGCATCGATCGACTACCCTGACCCGCAGATCGAGGTGCTGGCGGACGGCCTCCTCCCGACCGTCTTTATCAACCTGATCGGCAACGCCGTGAAGTTCGGCGGTCCCGATGTTAGGATCACCATCCGGGTAGAGGTGCAGGACAGGGAGGTGCTGGTTTCGGTCGAGGACACCGGTCCGGGTATACCGGACGAGATAAAGCAAAGGCTCTTTGCCAGGTTCGAGCGGGGCATGGGACGGGGAAGCGGAGAGGGGCTCGGACTCTTCATCTGCCGGATGCTTGTCGAACGGTATGGGGGGTGGATCCGGGTTGAAGACCGGGTGCCCGGCGCCCCGGATGCGGGGGCGGCGTTCCGGTTCACGCTGAAGCGGGCCGCGTAA
- a CDS encoding CorA family divalent cation transporter: MQGLRSSGEKGRKAAARDLVYRILSDGLMIFLGLVMAPIVILPLLFALPEPVIEFFNLADTLIIAIFVIEYFLKLGLAENRVSHFLDRWHLLDLVIITLPALEVLPVAGSTLARSSPALRLLRVVRVAAAGGRSVERRIEPEVTALEPAPPPFSTMRIRGMAGGTGDVLDLTSEEAKRYLESAPAGVWLDFSGVSRPDFPILAELLGVPAVYFESRLMRPSHPGITSAGATRLIFVQEPEQISRVRKGAPVPGVTKIGLIVVNRGETIATVAKARDHFFEQVQAGLGANALPGVPLHSRVLYGALDRINENYAAILVELEAELLRLEGTPSNEMPKNFLDSVFHLKRISSALASSLFHEREVTTVLARSISVSGSWAGQKSIFDALASETDYLHETAGNIQEGLLTLIDVHINTVSYEMNRAMRVIAVLSALVLIPTLVGQMLGMNTLDVPFSLYLWQVTVWTVIAMLGVGWIFYKIGWLR, translated from the coding sequence ATGCAGGGGCTCCGGTCTTCGGGGGAGAAGGGGAGAAAGGCGGCCGCACGGGATCTCGTCTACCGCATCCTCTCCGACGGCCTGATGATCTTCCTCGGCCTGGTGATGGCCCCGATCGTCATCCTGCCCCTCCTCTTTGCCCTCCCGGAACCGGTCATCGAGTTCTTCAACCTCGCCGACACCCTGATCATCGCCATCTTCGTCATCGAGTACTTTCTCAAACTGGGCCTTGCGGAGAACCGGGTGAGCCACTTCCTGGACCGCTGGCACCTCCTCGACCTCGTCATCATCACGCTCCCGGCTCTCGAGGTGCTTCCGGTGGCCGGTTCGACCCTTGCCCGGTCGTCCCCCGCGCTCCGGCTCCTCCGGGTGGTTCGGGTGGCGGCGGCCGGCGGGCGGTCAGTGGAGCGGCGGATCGAGCCGGAGGTCACTGCCCTGGAGCCTGCACCGCCACCGTTCTCGACGATGCGGATCCGCGGAATGGCGGGGGGGACCGGAGACGTGCTCGACCTCACCTCCGAGGAGGCGAAGCGGTACCTCGAGAGCGCCCCGGCCGGGGTCTGGCTCGACTTCTCCGGGGTTTCCCGGCCGGACTTTCCCATCCTCGCCGAACTCCTCGGGGTTCCCGCCGTCTACTTCGAGAGCCGGCTGATGCGACCGTCCCACCCGGGGATAACCTCCGCCGGGGCAACCCGGCTCATCTTCGTGCAGGAGCCGGAACAGATCAGCCGCGTTCGCAAAGGTGCCCCGGTTCCGGGCGTGACGAAGATCGGGCTCATCGTCGTGAACCGGGGTGAAACGATCGCCACCGTCGCGAAGGCACGCGACCACTTCTTCGAGCAGGTCCAGGCAGGTCTCGGTGCGAACGCCCTTCCCGGGGTTCCCCTGCATTCCCGGGTCCTTTACGGAGCCCTCGACCGGATCAACGAGAACTACGCCGCGATCCTCGTGGAACTGGAAGCCGAGCTGCTGCGCCTCGAGGGCACCCCGAGCAACGAGATGCCGAAGAACTTCCTCGATTCCGTCTTCCACCTCAAGCGGATAAGCAGCGCTCTTGCTTCGAGCCTCTTTCACGAGCGGGAGGTGACAACGGTCCTCGCGCGGAGCATCTCCGTTTCGGGGTCATGGGCGGGGCAGAAGAGTATCTTCGACGCCCTCGCGAGCGAGACGGACTACCTGCACGAGACCGCCGGGAACATCCAGGAAGGGCTCCTCACCCTGATCGACGTCCACATCAACACCGTCTCCTACGAGATGAACCGGGCGATGCGGGTGATCGCCGTCCTCTCCGCCCTCGTATTGATCCCGACGCTGGTCGGCCAGATGCTCGGGATGAACACCCTTGATGTCCCCTTCAGCCTCTACCTCTGGCAGGTGACCGTCTGGACGGTGATCGCCATGCTCGGGGTCGGCTGGATCTTTTACAAGATTGGGTGGCTCAGGTGA
- a CDS encoding DUF3800 domain-containing protein, with amino-acid sequence MKIYVDESGDLGFGQRASRYFVLAALVVRDEQTIRRCFKKIRQRKLKKSLRDLPEFKYNNTKGLIKDRILQCIADCDLDIAYAVLRKDQVYGRLRDKQQIVYNYLTGSLISSIANQYTIEGCIYVCMDKSMYSLQRDHFDDYLAYRMFDNGVPCATPLDQLVIEHVDSRTEPCIQAADFAAGAVHQRYRDDDETYYSIIEPKTTIALDFFKGRQK; translated from the coding sequence GTGAAGATATACGTCGATGAATCTGGAGATCTCGGATTTGGACAAAGGGCGTCTCGTTATTTTGTCCTTGCGGCCCTTGTAGTCCGTGATGAGCAGACGATTCGGCGCTGTTTTAAAAAGATCCGCCAGAGAAAACTCAAGAAATCACTCAGAGATCTCCCTGAGTTCAAGTATAACAACACAAAAGGGTTGATTAAGGACCGTATTTTACAGTGCATAGCCGATTGTGATCTTGACATTGCCTACGCGGTGCTCCGGAAGGATCAGGTGTACGGCAGGTTGAGGGATAAGCAGCAGATCGTCTATAATTATCTCACCGGATCCCTCATATCCAGTATTGCCAACCAGTACACGATCGAAGGATGTATTTACGTCTGTATGGACAAATCGATGTACAGCCTTCAACGTGACCATTTTGACGACTATCTCGCGTACCGTATGTTCGACAACGGCGTTCCCTGTGCGACACCACTTGACCAGCTCGTCATCGAACACGTTGATTCTCGAACAGAACCCTGCATACAGGCTGCAGACTTTGCAGCAGGTGCAGTCCACCAGCGGTATCGGGATGATGATGAAACCTACTACAGCATTATCGAACCTAAAACGACAATTGCGCTCGATTTTTTTAAGGGTCGCCAGAAGTAG
- a CDS encoding sensor histidine kinase, which produces MDLDAVINEEISHYPGSSIRYENAPGLILADDLLREVFANLIGNAVKHGGPDVEITIRTEDAGGVVRVSVEDTGPGVPDDQKEAIFHRYEQQKRGVGEGLGLYLVQILIDRYGGKVWVDDRVPGRPDGGAAFVFTLQKASPVPG; this is translated from the coding sequence ATGGATCTGGATGCGGTCATCAACGAAGAGATCAGCCACTACCCCGGGAGCAGCATCCGCTACGAAAATGCCCCTGGACTGATTCTTGCCGACGACCTCCTCCGGGAAGTCTTCGCAAACCTGATCGGCAATGCCGTCAAACACGGTGGTCCCGATGTCGAGATCACGATCCGGACGGAAGATGCGGGGGGGGTTGTCCGCGTCTCGGTCGAGGATACCGGCCCGGGCGTGCCGGACGACCAGAAGGAGGCGATCTTTCATCGATACGAGCAGCAGAAGCGGGGTGTCGGGGAAGGGCTGGGGCTCTACCTGGTGCAGATCCTGATCGACCGCTACGGGGGGAAGGTCTGGGTCGATGACCGGGTGCCCGGCCGGCCAGATGGGGGGGCGGCGTTCGTCTTCACGCTCCAGAAGGCTTCACCCGTCCCCGGGTAG
- a CDS encoding ABC transporter ATP-binding protein — MPRISVNGLSFAYRDRRVLHGVTFSVGAGEVLGLVGPNGCGKTTLIRCIDGMLSPGGGTVTLDGRELRTMHRREVAQAMAYVPQSAGNRTGATVFETVLMGRRPYLNWTVNRTDEEKVVAALDALDLGDLALRNVGELSGGERQRVMIARALVQETGAILLDEPTSNLDVCHQMGVMEVLRGLAGEKGLSIVIALHDLNLAATYCHRLMVMKAGAVYGYGAPEEVLTEEMLRAVYGIEAVVKRDLAAPYMVPVRPGGLRGGV, encoded by the coding sequence ATGCCCCGGATCTCGGTAAACGGCCTCTCGTTTGCCTACCGCGACCGCCGGGTGCTTCACGGGGTCACCTTCTCGGTCGGCGCGGGCGAGGTTCTCGGGCTCGTGGGGCCGAACGGGTGCGGGAAGACGACGCTGATCAGGTGCATCGACGGGATGCTCTCCCCCGGCGGGGGAACGGTGACGCTCGATGGGCGGGAGCTTCGCACGATGCATCGGCGGGAGGTCGCGCAGGCGATGGCCTACGTGCCGCAGTCGGCCGGGAACCGGACAGGGGCGACGGTCTTCGAGACCGTCCTGATGGGGAGGCGGCCCTACCTGAACTGGACGGTGAACAGAACCGACGAGGAGAAGGTGGTTGCCGCGCTCGACGCCCTCGACCTCGGGGATCTCGCGCTCCGTAACGTCGGCGAACTCTCCGGCGGGGAGCGCCAGCGGGTGATGATCGCCCGGGCGCTCGTCCAGGAGACCGGGGCGATCCTCCTCGACGAACCGACGAGCAACCTGGACGTCTGCCACCAGATGGGGGTCATGGAGGTTCTCCGCGGGCTGGCCGGGGAGAAGGGCCTCTCGATCGTCATCGCGCTCCACGACCTGAATCTCGCCGCCACCTACTGCCACCGCCTCATGGTGATGAAGGCCGGGGCGGTCTACGGCTACGGGGCTCCGGAAGAGGTCCTCACCGAGGAGATGCTCAGGGCGGTCTACGGCATCGAAGCGGTGGTGAAACGGGATCTTGCGGCGCCCTATATGGTTCCGGTCAGGCCGGGCGGCCTCAGGGGAGGGGTGTAG
- a CDS encoding ABC transporter substrate-binding protein yields MKRLLLVLLLLLAVPASAADGIPGDGDGDGVLASGEYASAALAYLDTTYMGGAGDLDRDEIQDAAWVYARWDGKPREVVDSSGQTVTLYRPLRRVVTFSGESLETLRSVGFDMDRVVAVDKYSHEKKTFFPECQMKANVGSIWSPDMEKVLSVRPDAVILYATISTAACDDIQKRLGASSPGIRVFRFDCFKPATYADEIRTLASIVDETERGEEFASFYESTMNQIRDGAAGIPEDEKTRVYFEYWFDYTTVAASAGYNEKTELAGGKNPFAVGTAEYPVVDPEAILVADPEVIVKLAGQGLAVGGYAGHDPEALDAIRSALLDRPGWSRISAVKDGRVHVIHSDILGGAQHFIGTAYLAKWFYPDRFAGLDPHAVHQRYLTGFQGIDFDLASEGTFVYP; encoded by the coding sequence ATGAAGCGGCTCCTTCTCGTTCTCCTCCTGCTCCTCGCCGTCCCGGCATCGGCGGCAGACGGGATCCCCGGGGACGGCGACGGCGACGGGGTGCTTGCCTCCGGTGAATACGCCTCGGCGGCCCTCGCCTACCTCGATACCACCTATATGGGCGGGGCGGGAGACCTCGACCGGGACGAGATCCAGGACGCCGCCTGGGTCTACGCCCGCTGGGACGGGAAGCCCCGGGAGGTCGTCGATTCGTCGGGGCAGACCGTGACGCTCTACCGCCCCCTTCGCCGGGTCGTGACCTTCAGCGGCGAGTCCCTCGAGACCCTCCGGTCGGTCGGGTTTGATATGGACAGGGTCGTCGCCGTCGACAAGTACAGCCACGAGAAGAAGACCTTCTTTCCCGAGTGCCAAATGAAGGCGAACGTCGGGTCGATCTGGTCGCCCGACATGGAGAAGGTTCTCTCTGTCCGGCCGGACGCAGTCATCCTCTACGCGACGATCAGCACCGCGGCCTGCGACGACATCCAGAAGAGGCTCGGGGCGAGCAGCCCCGGTATCCGGGTCTTCCGGTTCGACTGCTTCAAACCTGCAACTTATGCGGACGAGATCCGCACGCTCGCCTCGATCGTCGACGAGACCGAGCGGGGAGAGGAGTTTGCATCATTTTACGAATCGACGATGAACCAGATCCGGGACGGCGCGGCGGGGATCCCGGAGGACGAGAAGACCCGGGTTTACTTCGAGTACTGGTTCGACTACACGACCGTCGCCGCCAGTGCGGGCTACAACGAGAAGACCGAACTCGCCGGCGGGAAGAATCCCTTCGCCGTCGGAACCGCGGAGTACCCCGTCGTCGACCCCGAGGCGATCCTCGTCGCGGACCCAGAGGTCATCGTGAAACTGGCCGGGCAGGGCCTGGCCGTCGGCGGATACGCAGGCCACGACCCTGAAGCGCTCGACGCGATACGGTCGGCGCTGCTCGACCGGCCCGGATGGTCGAGGATCTCCGCGGTGAAGGACGGCCGCGTCCACGTCATCCACTCCGACATCCTCGGCGGCGCCCAGCACTTCATCGGGACGGCCTACCTCGCGAAGTGGTTCTACCCCGACCGGTTCGCCGGCCTCGATCCGCACGCCGTCCACCAGCGCTACCTCACCGGGTTCCAGGGGATTGACTTCGACCTCGCGTCCGAAGGGACGTTCGTCTACCCGTGA